The Corallococcus caeni genomic interval CCAACACCGGAGCCAGCGCCGTCCTATCCTTGAGGGGGAGCGACCAGATGAGCTTCCCCGTCTCCCCCAGGTAGGCGTCCACGCGGCCGTCGCCCGTGGCGAACACGACCTCGCCCCGGGACAGGAGCGACGTCAGGCCGCCCACGCTGGTGTTCCAGATGACGGCGCCGGTGTCCGCCTCCAGGGCGTACAGGCCGTTCTTGTAAGACGCGACGTAGAGCCGCCCCGCCGAGTCGATGGCCGGCGTGGTGTCCACGTCCAGGAACTCCGTCCCCGCGCCCGACAGGGACTTTTCCCAGACGACGCCGCCGTCCTCCAGCTTGAGGGCGACGAGGAAGCCGTCGGAGAAGCCGACGTACGCGGTGCCCTGGTCCACCCTCGGCGCGGAGGCGCCGCGGATGGTGAAGCCGGACGGCGGGTCGCGGCGGTACTGCCACACCCACGTGCCGTCCGTCGCCTTCACCGCGAACACCGTGTCGGTGTCCGTGGCCACCAGCACCAGGCCGTCCGCGAGCACCGGCACCGTGGCCAGCGACTCGTTGGTGGCGTACTTCCACTTCACCGCGCCGGTGCGGCCGTCGAGCGCGTACAGCACGCCGTCGCCACCCGGCATGTAGAGGACGCCCTCGCTGGCGATGCCGCCCGCGAGCGCCCGGGCCCCCGTGCGCAAGGACCAGGCCACCTGCCCGTCCGGCCCCACCGCGCGGATGTAGCCGTCACGCGTCTGGACGACGACGTTCCGGCTCTCCGGGTCGTACACCGGGGAGGCGGGCTCGCGCGGCGAGTATTCCAGCAGCGGGACCTTGTCGACCAGGCCCTTCCACCAGTCCACCTGGAAGTAATCCACCGGCGGCTGGCGGGGCGCCGCGGGCAGCTCCGGGTTGCCATACAGCGGCGCCCGGGCACACCCGGCCAGGAGCCCCACCCCGGCCACCATTCCCACCCACCGCTTCCACCGAGCGAGCCGCATGGTCATGAGCGCGCTACGGCTGCCCCGCGTCCGTGGCCGTGGCGGCCGGCGGCGCCGGCGTGGGCACCTTCACGCCCTCCGCGGCCAGCACCGCCATGCGCTCGGTGGCCTGACGGGCCGCGGCGCTGTTCGGGTGGTCCGTCGGGATCTTCGACAGCACCTGCGCGGCTTCGTCCTTCTTGCCCTGGAGGATCAGCATGCGCGCCTTGTGGTACGCGCCCATGCCGACGAGGTACTCGCCGGTGTCCGCCTTCTCCATCTCCTCGAAGGCGGTGATGGCCTTGGCGTAGTCGCCCTTGGCCTCGTAGGCGTAGCCCTGGCCTTCCAGGGCGCTCGCGCGCAGGGCGTCGTTCTCCGGGGCGCCCTTGAGGAAGGCGTCCAGGGACGCCAGGGCGTCGTCGTTCTTGCCCAGCCGGAACTCGGCCTTCCCCTGTGCCAGGGCGGCCGTCGTCGCCGAGCGCGTGCCCTCGTGCTCCTTGCGGAAGGCCGACAGCTGCTTCACGACCTCCTCGTCACGGGCCTGCACCGTCGCGAACGGGGGCTCCGTGGCCGTGGGGTCCGCCGGGTCCACGCCCGTCACGGGGCGGTCCAGGACGGTGAGGGCCTGGCCCAGGGCCATGGCGGCCGTCTCCTCGCCGCGCTTGGACACTTCGCTGACGATGGCGAAACCCACCGCGCCCAGCACCAGCACGCCCGCGCCGATGGCGAGGAACTTCTGGCGCTGCATCAACCAGTCGCGCGCGTCCGCCCCCACCTTCTGGAAGGCGTCCGGCTGGCGAAGCTCCTGCTGGCGAATCTTCTCGGTCTTCTGCTGGGCCACGATGAAGGGACCTCTCTCCGGCTCGACGGTGCTCTTCGCTCTGCTGGGAAAGCGGCGCACTGTAAAGAGCGCCCGCTGGGAGTGTCAACGCGTGAGCGCGGTCAGTCGCGCCCCGCGCGCTTCCCGCCCTTGCCACCCTTGCCCGCCAGGTGCGGCTTCTTGCGCGCCTCGCGCTTGGCCTTGCCTGGCCGCTCGCGGAAGAGCAGGCGGATGGGGACCCGCAAGTCGAACGTCTTGCGGATCTGGTTGGTGATGTACCGCTTGTACATGTCCGGCACGCCCTGCGGCTCGTTGCACGTGAGGGCGAACGTCGGCGGGGCCGCCGCCACCTGGGCGATGTAGTACAGGCGCAGCGGCTTGCTCTTCACGATGGGCGCCGGGTTGTTGTCCACCATGTAGTCCAGCAGCTTGTTGAGCTGCGGGGTGGGCGCCCGGAAGCGGAACTGCTTGGCCAGCTCCACCGCCACGTCCACCACCTTCTCCACCTTGGAGCCGTGCAGGGCGGACGTGAAGATGACCGGCGCGTAGCCCACGAACTTCAGGGCGATCTTGAGGTCCTCGCGGAAGGCCTCCTGGCGGCGCTTGTCCTCCGCGATGAGGTCCCACTTGTTCACCACGATGACCAGCGCGCGGCCCCGGTCCATGGACAGGCCCGCGAGCTTCGCGTCCTGATCCACCGCCGGCTCCGT includes:
- a CDS encoding outer membrane protein assembly factor BamB family protein — its product is MVAGVGLLAGCARAPLYGNPELPAAPRQPPVDYFQVDWWKGLVDKVPLLEYSPREPASPVYDPESRNVVVQTRDGYIRAVGPDGQVAWSLRTGARALAGGIASEGVLYMPGGDGVLYALDGRTGAVKWKYATNESLATVPVLADGLVLVATDTDTVFAVKATDGTWVWQYRRDPPSGFTIRGASAPRVDQGTAYVGFSDGFLVALKLEDGGVVWEKSLSGAGTEFLDVDTTPAIDSAGRLYVASYKNGLYALEADTGAVIWNTSVGGLTSLLSRGEVVFATGDGRVDAYLGETGKLIWSLPLKDRTALAPVLARGMLLVPNERALLFVDPTTGKTRLSWNPGTGISAPPFVVGSRVYVLSNNAYLYSLDMNDVKKGPRG
- a CDS encoding tetratricopeptide repeat protein, which gives rise to MAQQKTEKIRQQELRQPDAFQKVGADARDWLMQRQKFLAIGAGVLVLGAVGFAIVSEVSKRGEETAAMALGQALTVLDRPVTGVDPADPTATEPPFATVQARDEEVVKQLSAFRKEHEGTRSATTAALAQGKAEFRLGKNDDALASLDAFLKGAPENDALRASALEGQGYAYEAKGDYAKAITAFEEMEKADTGEYLVGMGAYHKARMLILQGKKDEAAQVLSKIPTDHPNSAAARQATERMAVLAAEGVKVPTPAPPAATATDAGQP